A genomic segment from Falsibacillus pallidus encodes:
- the tyrS gene encoding tyrosine--tRNA ligase — translation MRNIIETLDENQIEELERQYAIYSSGVSEIIPAAELKEKIAKSIVSGIPMKIKLGLDPSAPDVHIGHTVVLNKLKQFQENGHIIQLIIGDFTGKIGDPTGKSAARKQLTTEEVKHNAQTYFEQFGKVLDMSKVELHYNSKWLSTLNFGDVIHLAGSITVARLLERNDFSNRLAEGKPISLHEFFYPLMQGYDSVMLESDVELGGTDQHFNVLMGRQLQEHFGKEKQIVILLPLLEGLDGVEKMSKSKHNYIGIDDTPNDMYGKTMSIPDELMTKYFELATDLALEEKKRIKKELEERKLHPRDAKMLLSRTFVRMYHGEKAAETAEHHFKTVFQKGSIPDEIPRVIWKGEKQLPLIDLLVELNLLPSKSEARRMITGGGVRVNGEKVLEIKTTLEIKEGMILQAGKRRFVQLTFMDE, via the coding sequence TTGAGGAATATCATTGAAACACTTGACGAAAATCAGATTGAAGAGCTGGAAAGGCAGTATGCCATCTATAGCAGCGGCGTATCTGAAATCATCCCTGCGGCAGAGTTGAAAGAGAAAATAGCAAAGTCCATTGTTTCAGGCATTCCAATGAAAATAAAACTCGGGCTGGATCCTTCTGCACCTGATGTCCATATCGGCCATACGGTAGTCTTGAATAAATTAAAACAGTTTCAGGAAAATGGGCATATCATCCAGCTTATCATTGGAGACTTCACGGGGAAAATTGGTGATCCTACTGGGAAATCTGCGGCAAGAAAACAGCTGACAACTGAAGAAGTGAAGCATAATGCACAGACATATTTTGAACAGTTCGGCAAAGTCCTGGATATGAGTAAAGTGGAGCTGCACTACAATTCAAAATGGCTTTCCACCCTGAATTTTGGGGACGTGATTCATTTGGCCGGCAGCATTACGGTGGCTAGGCTGTTGGAGCGCAATGATTTTTCAAACAGACTTGCTGAAGGAAAGCCGATTTCCCTTCACGAATTCTTCTACCCGCTTATGCAGGGCTATGATTCGGTCATGCTTGAAAGTGATGTGGAACTTGGTGGAACGGATCAGCATTTCAATGTTCTGATGGGACGCCAGCTGCAGGAGCATTTTGGGAAAGAGAAACAAATAGTTATCTTATTGCCGCTTTTAGAAGGGCTTGATGGCGTAGAAAAAATGTCCAAATCTAAACATAATTACATTGGCATTGATGACACTCCAAATGATATGTACGGAAAAACAATGTCCATACCGGATGAATTGATGACAAAATACTTCGAACTGGCAACGGATTTAGCACTCGAAGAAAAGAAACGAATTAAGAAAGAGCTGGAAGAAAGGAAACTCCATCCACGTGATGCCAAGATGTTATTAAGCCGTACTTTTGTCCGTATGTACCACGGTGAAAAAGCTGCCGAAACAGCAGAACATCATTTTAAGACGGTTTTTCAAAAAGGCTCTATTCCGGATGAAATTCCACGTGTTATATGGAAAGGGGAAAAGCAATTGCCTCTTATTGATTTACTTGTTGAACTTAATTTGCTCCCTTCCAAAAGTGAAGCAAGAAGAATGATTACCGGCGGCGGTGTTAGAGTTAATGGAGAAAAAGTACTGGAAATAAAAACAACATTGGAGATTAAGGAGGGTATGATACTGCAAGCAGGCAAGAGAAGGTTTGTTCAGTTGACTTTCATGGATGAGTGA
- a CDS encoding SRPBCC family protein yields MEKEQERIEQEVRFTEVFNAPIEKVWKAVSTAEGIAVWFMPNDFEPVEGHDFHLNAAQFGMSPCKVTKIDPPHFLSFNWGKDWFVEFYLKEMEGKTEFTLVHGGWDEDKVTEFGAPHRAVQENMAKGWAFSILPKLRSHIEG; encoded by the coding sequence ATGGAAAAAGAACAAGAAAGAATTGAACAGGAAGTACGTTTTACAGAAGTTTTTAATGCGCCAATTGAAAAGGTGTGGAAGGCAGTCTCAACAGCAGAAGGGATTGCTGTTTGGTTTATGCCCAATGATTTTGAACCTGTAGAAGGACATGATTTTCATTTAAATGCCGCACAATTCGGCATGTCGCCATGCAAAGTCACAAAAATCGATCCTCCGCATTTTTTATCATTCAATTGGGGGAAAGATTGGTTCGTTGAGTTTTATCTGAAGGAAATGGAAGGAAAAACGGAGTTCACACTTGTCCATGGAGGATGGGATGAAGATAAAGTAACAGAATTCGGAGCACCTCACCGTGCGGTACAGGAAAATATGGCAAAAGGATGGGCATTTTCAATTCTTCCAAAACTCCGAAGCCATATAGAGGGATAG
- a CDS encoding CPBP family intramembrane glutamic endopeptidase, translating to MLKTIILLLGPTLMIFIGLNLAGNILLTFSLFYGWLFLVPFLNRKISSENKLVPSKKKSAAAGIISGILCMLLIFGSCSIFLNTLFDVENLRNVLNKWDFSGRNAAWLVLILIFINPFLEENYWRSYMMEKLKNKAGSGIAILITSAFYSLYHLLSLLPMMEWPYNFIAVLPVFAAGLLWGYFRNRYQSLIAPIISHILADFGIMLVYLIWIA from the coding sequence ATGTTAAAAACCATTATTCTTTTACTCGGCCCCACTTTAATGATTTTCATCGGGCTGAATTTAGCAGGGAATATCCTATTGACGTTCAGCCTTTTTTACGGATGGCTTTTTCTTGTTCCATTTCTTAATAGAAAAATATCTTCTGAAAACAAGCTTGTCCCATCTAAAAAAAAATCCGCTGCTGCAGGGATTATAAGCGGCATTCTGTGTATGTTGTTGATATTCGGAAGCTGTTCTATATTTTTGAATACTTTATTTGATGTGGAAAACTTGAGAAATGTTTTGAATAAGTGGGATTTTTCTGGAAGGAATGCTGCGTGGCTCGTTCTAATTCTGATATTCATCAACCCTTTTTTAGAAGAAAACTATTGGCGCAGCTATATGATGGAGAAGCTTAAAAATAAAGCTGGGAGCGGGATAGCCATTTTGATCACTTCGGCATTTTACAGCCTTTATCATCTGCTTTCCCTTCTCCCAATGATGGAATGGCCTTATAATTTCATCGCTGTTCTGCCAGTATTTGCTGCTGGTCTTCTATGGGGTTATTTTCGAAATCGGTATCAATCGCTCATCGCCCCGATCATCAGCCATATCCTTGCTGACTTCGGAATCATGCTGGTGTATTTAATTTGGATTGCCTAA
- a CDS encoding SET domain-containing protein: MIEVKTSQLSDGEFNRGVFATQDIKKGELIHEAPVIAYPNAEHIHIEKTLLADYAFEYGKNHTAMLLGYGMLFNHSYTPNAVYEISFEKHTFDFFAYKDIKAGEEILINYNGEVDDMDPLWFNKESDEE; encoded by the coding sequence ATGATAGAAGTCAAGACATCCCAACTAAGCGACGGAGAATTTAATAGAGGCGTCTTCGCCACACAGGATATCAAAAAAGGGGAATTGATTCACGAAGCCCCCGTCATCGCGTATCCAAACGCTGAACATATCCATATTGAAAAAACCCTTTTAGCAGACTATGCATTCGAATATGGGAAAAACCATACCGCAATGCTGCTTGGATATGGAATGCTGTTCAATCACTCCTATACACCAAATGCAGTCTATGAAATCAGCTTCGAAAAGCATACATTCGATTTCTTTGCTTATAAGGATATTAAAGCAGGAGAAGAAATCCTGATTAATTACAATGGGGAAGTAGATGACATGGATCCCCTTTGGTTCAATAAGGAATCCGATGAAGAATAA
- a CDS encoding GNAT family N-acetyltransferase, which yields MIRQATVKDAEKLAALMMRVDGQSDFMMFEAGERTLTAEQMEKRILSVEKQSNSVILIAADEEDLIGYMFAIGGTANKNRHSAYLVIGIDEAFTGKGVGKEFFAEMERWARSKGMHRF from the coding sequence ATGATCAGGCAAGCAACTGTAAAGGATGCTGAAAAATTGGCTGCATTAATGATGAGAGTGGATGGGCAATCTGATTTTATGATGTTTGAGGCGGGGGAAAGGACACTGACAGCAGAACAGATGGAAAAGAGGATTCTTTCTGTTGAAAAACAATCTAATTCAGTCATCTTGATAGCAGCTGATGAAGAAGATTTGATTGGCTACATGTTTGCCATCGGCGGAACCGCAAACAAAAATAGACATTCCGCTTACTTAGTGATTGGTATTGATGAGGCATTCACAGGTAAAGGAGTAGGAAAAGAGTTTTTCGCTGAGATGGAAAGGTGGGCACGGAGCAAAGGGATGCATCGCTTCTAA
- a CDS encoding ArsR/SmtB family transcription factor → MGAEKAKPDVFQAVADPTRREMLKMLGGKEMSIASISSYFPISRTAVAKHLRILSEAGLVSERKSGRETLFTLQPEPLTELQKWLQFFELYWENKLSALKRFVEEEND, encoded by the coding sequence ATGGGTGCAGAGAAAGCTAAACCTGATGTCTTTCAGGCTGTAGCAGACCCTACAAGAAGAGAGATGTTAAAAATGCTTGGCGGCAAAGAGATGTCCATTGCGTCAATCAGCAGCTACTTCCCCATTTCCAGGACTGCAGTAGCCAAACATTTACGCATTCTTTCAGAGGCAGGGCTCGTCAGCGAAAGGAAATCCGGAAGGGAAACTTTGTTCACCTTGCAGCCAGAGCCGCTGACCGAACTGCAAAAATGGCTGCAATTCTTTGAACTTTATTGGGAAAACAAGCTTTCCGCATTAAAGAGATTTGTGGAAGAGGAAAATGATTAA
- a CDS encoding GNAT family N-acetyltransferase gives MNLHFEDVTEKNFWQVIGIKSDEDQEKRIQIFERWVGSNAFFLGAAQVFGYCPRALYDGEQLIGFASHGLNKETGRYEMISLMLGYQFQGKGYGSPALKLVIEEMVEMYGCSEIYLSVIWNNEAAIRVYEKAGFKPTGEVEEGHHPEPVYCLHLGS, from the coding sequence ATGAATCTACACTTTGAAGATGTAACAGAGAAAAATTTTTGGCAGGTTATCGGAATAAAGTCAGATGAGGACCAGGAAAAAAGAATTCAGATCTTTGAACGCTGGGTGGGTTCCAATGCTTTCTTTTTAGGGGCTGCACAAGTTTTCGGCTATTGTCCGCGGGCTTTATATGATGGAGAACAGCTGATCGGCTTTGCTTCCCATGGATTAAATAAGGAAACTGGGAGATATGAAATGATAAGCCTTATGCTTGGCTATCAGTTTCAAGGAAAAGGATATGGAAGTCCAGCTCTAAAATTAGTCATTGAGGAGATGGTTGAAATGTATGGGTGCTCTGAAATCTATCTTTCTGTCATCTGGAATAATGAAGCCGCTATACGGGTTTACGAAAAAGCAGGGTTTAAACCTACCGGAGAAGTAGAAGAGGGGCATCACCCTGAACCTGTGTATTGTTTACATTTAGGTTCATGA
- a CDS encoding AAA family ATPase has product MKLYPESPFLRYVELKKELVPSFAEFPFNLPSIQKMDRLNFHPNTTFIIGENGLGKSTLLEAIAVCAGFNPEGGTFNFQFSTYDSHSELDQYMRLVRGTEKPKNGFFLRAETFYNVASQIEKLDQDPLAGRRIIDSFGGKSLHEQSHGESFFAAFTNRFGPEGLYILDEPEAALSPLRQLSLLSRMHELIQEGSQFIIATHSPILMSYPGAKIMEMSPGGMKETELEETSHYTIMEQFFLDRKRLLHHLLNKS; this is encoded by the coding sequence ATGAAATTATATCCAGAATCTCCTTTTCTTCGCTATGTCGAGTTAAAAAAAGAATTAGTTCCATCCTTTGCCGAATTCCCTTTCAATCTTCCCTCCATTCAAAAAATGGACAGATTGAATTTTCATCCCAATACAACGTTTATAATCGGTGAAAATGGATTGGGAAAATCGACATTGCTTGAGGCAATTGCGGTATGCGCTGGCTTCAATCCGGAAGGCGGAACCTTCAATTTTCAATTTTCCACATACGATTCTCATTCAGAATTAGATCAGTATATGCGCCTAGTAAGAGGGACGGAGAAGCCGAAGAATGGATTTTTCCTCCGTGCCGAAACCTTTTATAATGTGGCCTCACAAATCGAAAAACTGGACCAGGATCCTTTGGCAGGACGGAGGATCATCGATTCTTTCGGCGGCAAATCCCTTCATGAACAATCTCATGGGGAGTCCTTTTTTGCTGCTTTTACCAACCGATTTGGACCAGAGGGGCTATACATATTAGACGAACCTGAAGCGGCACTGTCCCCATTAAGGCAGCTATCCCTGCTTTCTCGGATGCACGAGCTCATCCAGGAAGGTTCCCAGTTCATCATTGCCACTCACTCTCCAATCTTGATGTCCTATCCCGGGGCAAAAATCATGGAAATGTCACCGGGTGGAATGAAGGAAACGGAACTGGAGGAAACCTCGCATTACACAATCATGGAACAATTTTTCCTTGATCGAAAAAGGCTCTTGCATCATTTATTGAATAAATCATGA
- the ileS gene encoding isoleucine--tRNA ligase, translating into MEKRMLEYWDKERIFQKSIEQRKEAESFVFYEGPPTANGLPHVGHALGRTIKDIVARYQTMQGKKVLRKAGWDTHGLPVELGVEKQLGISGKQEIEEYGIEKFIAKCKESVFSYEKQWREFTRDLGYWVDMNGPYLTMSNEYIESVWHILGTLHQKGLLYKGHRVSPYCPCCQTSLSSHEVAQGYKDVKDLSATVKFKLKSSSNEYVLGWTTTPWTLPANVALAVHRDLEYAKVQTDDEVLIMSLARANSFMKENDKLIEVIKGSELAGHSYVPPFDFVNVDKGHIIVEADFVTEQNGTGIVHIAPAYGEDDYRTVQEKQLSFVNVVDRQGRYTDEVEPLAGRFVKDCDVDIVKMLHEKGLLFLKEKYEHSYPHCWRCDSPLLYYASDSWFIKTTAVKEQMLNENQGVQWHPEHIKEGRFGNFLENMVDWNISRSRYWGTPLNVWECEDCQTEFSPKSIHELLENSEKNAEHLELHKPYVDELLVKCPSCRKKMKRTPEVIDVWFDSGSMPFAQYHTPFDNQNLFEEQFPADVVAEGIDQTRGWFYSLLAVSVLYKGVAPYKRVLATGHVLDEMGQKMSKSKGNALDPIELMKEFGADALRWALIEDSAPWNQKRFSKQNIKEAKSKFIDTLSSMLNFYTLYADMDSFKPDENQELAYSVMDRWILSRLETTKEKMKSEMDDYRLTEAARSAGRLAEEASNWYIRRNRQRFWSEGMTSDKAAAFQTLYTVLRDLARLSAPFIPFTSEEIHLSLTGNSVHLTDYPESRKEWKDEILERQMDQVLEIVELGRSIRNSAQIKTKQPLAKMIIIPARSDFETLCLFEETIMDELNVKRIVWEDASSDLIAFELKLNFKAAGPKLGKDLNQVKHLLQSLSMNDINQFRNSGKLHFVLEDKREVELTDEEVILQKKVQSNGNSEASNSSFTVMMDLAVSKELLEEGMVRDFIRFIQDVRKKKDLQIEQRIDVYVDCDEDFQRIVLKYEDLLRKGVMIKDLHFDKTAEMEKITLGWNELNLGIQ; encoded by the coding sequence ATGGAAAAGAGAATGTTGGAATATTGGGACAAAGAACGTATTTTCCAAAAATCCATCGAACAGAGAAAAGAGGCGGAATCGTTTGTGTTTTATGAAGGACCGCCAACAGCAAACGGTCTTCCACATGTCGGTCATGCCTTGGGGAGAACGATCAAGGATATCGTTGCCCGCTATCAGACGATGCAAGGAAAAAAAGTATTAAGGAAAGCTGGATGGGATACCCACGGACTACCTGTCGAACTGGGTGTGGAAAAACAATTAGGGATATCAGGGAAGCAAGAAATCGAGGAGTATGGTATAGAAAAATTCATTGCTAAGTGTAAAGAAAGTGTCTTTTCCTATGAAAAGCAGTGGAGAGAGTTCACCCGAGATCTAGGCTACTGGGTGGACATGAACGGTCCATACCTTACGATGAGCAATGAGTATATCGAATCGGTTTGGCATATCCTCGGGACGCTGCATCAGAAAGGCCTTTTATATAAAGGCCACCGGGTTTCTCCTTATTGTCCATGCTGCCAGACTTCACTAAGCTCCCATGAAGTGGCGCAGGGGTATAAGGATGTCAAAGATTTAAGTGCGACTGTCAAATTCAAGTTGAAAAGTTCAAGCAATGAATATGTGCTTGGATGGACGACGACCCCATGGACATTGCCTGCCAATGTGGCATTAGCTGTCCATAGAGATCTCGAATATGCAAAAGTCCAAACCGATGATGAAGTTCTGATCATGTCTTTAGCTCGGGCAAACAGTTTCATGAAAGAAAACGATAAACTGATTGAAGTCATAAAAGGGAGCGAGTTGGCTGGGCACTCCTATGTTCCGCCGTTTGATTTCGTCAATGTAGATAAAGGGCATATCATCGTGGAAGCTGATTTTGTAACAGAACAGAACGGTACAGGAATTGTCCACATCGCACCAGCGTATGGAGAGGATGATTATCGAACCGTTCAGGAAAAACAATTATCCTTTGTTAATGTTGTTGATAGGCAAGGGAGATATACGGATGAGGTAGAGCCGCTAGCAGGCAGGTTTGTTAAAGACTGTGATGTAGACATTGTCAAAATGCTTCATGAAAAAGGGCTCTTATTCCTTAAGGAAAAGTATGAACATTCCTATCCACACTGTTGGAGATGCGATTCTCCATTGCTTTATTATGCTTCAGACAGCTGGTTTATCAAAACCACGGCAGTCAAGGAACAGATGCTTAATGAAAATCAAGGTGTACAGTGGCATCCTGAGCATATTAAGGAAGGAAGGTTCGGCAATTTTCTTGAAAACATGGTGGATTGGAATATCAGCCGCAGCCGCTATTGGGGAACACCTTTGAATGTCTGGGAATGCGAGGACTGCCAGACGGAATTTTCACCAAAAAGCATCCATGAGCTGCTTGAAAATAGCGAAAAGAATGCGGAACATTTGGAACTGCATAAGCCATACGTAGATGAATTGCTTGTTAAATGTCCTTCATGCAGGAAAAAGATGAAGCGTACGCCTGAGGTAATTGACGTATGGTTCGACAGCGGATCCATGCCGTTTGCTCAGTATCATACTCCTTTTGACAATCAAAACTTATTCGAAGAACAGTTTCCGGCAGATGTGGTAGCGGAAGGGATTGATCAAACGCGGGGCTGGTTCTACTCACTGCTTGCAGTCTCAGTATTATATAAGGGAGTAGCGCCTTACAAAAGAGTTCTTGCAACAGGGCATGTACTGGATGAAATGGGTCAAAAGATGTCCAAAAGCAAAGGAAACGCCCTTGATCCGATCGAGCTGATGAAGGAATTTGGAGCAGATGCATTAAGATGGGCGCTAATAGAAGACAGTGCACCATGGAATCAGAAGAGATTTTCAAAACAGAACATTAAAGAAGCGAAGTCTAAATTCATCGATACATTGTCGAGTATGCTGAACTTTTATACGCTGTATGCCGATATGGATTCATTTAAACCCGATGAAAATCAGGAATTAGCATACTCTGTTATGGATAGATGGATTTTATCAAGACTTGAAACCACTAAAGAAAAAATGAAGTCGGAAATGGATGACTATCGTTTAACAGAAGCTGCCCGTTCTGCTGGCAGGTTGGCAGAAGAAGCAAGCAATTGGTACATCAGGAGAAACAGACAAAGATTTTGGAGTGAAGGTATGACAAGCGATAAAGCAGCTGCCTTCCAAACACTCTATACAGTATTAAGAGATCTAGCCCGGTTATCTGCCCCTTTCATCCCTTTCACTTCAGAGGAAATCCACCTTTCCCTGACAGGAAATAGCGTCCACTTAACTGACTATCCTGAAAGCAGAAAGGAATGGAAGGATGAAATATTAGAACGTCAAATGGACCAAGTGCTTGAAATCGTGGAGCTTGGCAGGAGCATCAGAAATTCTGCACAAATCAAGACAAAGCAGCCTTTGGCAAAAATGATCATCATTCCTGCCAGATCGGATTTTGAAACGCTCTGTTTATTTGAAGAAACAATCATGGATGAACTGAATGTAAAAAGAATCGTGTGGGAAGATGCTTCAAGTGATTTGATTGCTTTTGAATTGAAATTGAACTTTAAGGCAGCGGGCCCTAAATTGGGCAAGGACTTAAATCAGGTGAAACACCTTCTACAGTCACTGTCAATGAATGATATCAATCAATTTAGAAACTCAGGAAAACTGCACTTTGTTCTAGAAGATAAAAGAGAAGTTGAATTAACGGATGAAGAAGTGATTTTACAAAAAAAGGTGCAATCTAATGGAAATTCGGAAGCATCAAACAGCAGCTTCACTGTCATGATGGACCTGGCTGTTTCAAAGGAACTGTTGGAGGAAGGAATGGTGCGGGATTTCATCCGGTTTATTCAGGATGTGAGAAAGAAAAAGGATTTGCAGATAGAACAGAGAATTGATGTTTATGTAGACTGCGATGAAGATTTTCAACGGATCGTATTGAAGTATGAAGATCTGCTTCGCAAAGGGGTCATGATAAAGGACCTCCATTTTGATAAAACTGCTGAAATGGAGAAAATAACACTTGGATGGAACGAGCTGAACCTTGGAATTCAGTGA
- a CDS encoding GNAT family N-acetyltransferase produces MDSILLDFPFEFETERLLIRGPLPGDGKAVYEAIMASLKELKPWMAFANKEQSIENTEANIRKSHAEFLTREDLRLLVFHKETRAFIASSGLHRINWDIPKFEIGYWIDSRYSGKGYMTEAVEGISDFARRELKAKRIEIRCDSNNVRSRAIPERLGFELEGILKNDSLSIDEQTLRDTCIFAKVY; encoded by the coding sequence ATGGATTCCATTTTACTAGACTTCCCATTCGAATTTGAAACAGAAAGATTATTGATCAGAGGCCCTCTGCCTGGAGATGGAAAAGCAGTGTATGAGGCGATTATGGCTTCACTTAAGGAATTGAAACCCTGGATGGCTTTCGCCAATAAAGAGCAGTCCATTGAAAATACTGAAGCGAACATCCGGAAATCACACGCAGAATTTTTAACCAGGGAAGATCTTAGGCTATTAGTATTTCATAAAGAAACTAGAGCGTTTATCGCTTCCTCCGGTCTGCACAGAATCAATTGGGATATCCCAAAATTCGAAATCGGATATTGGATCGATAGCCGATACAGCGGTAAAGGCTACATGACAGAAGCAGTCGAAGGCATCAGCGATTTTGCAAGGAGGGAATTAAAAGCGAAGCGAATTGAAATCCGCTGCGATTCCAACAATGTACGAAGCAGGGCCATTCCGGAGAGGCTTGGCTTCGAGCTGGAAGGCATCCTAAAGAATGACAGCCTCTCCATCGATGAACAAACTCTCCGGGATACATGCATTTTTGCAAAAGTTTATTAA
- a CDS encoding DUF4383 domain-containing protein, which translates to MAKKFVGLLGVVFILLGIIGFFVQFDGIFHLTPMHNIVHLVSGIIALICTTSEARAAAYAKIFGFVYLLVGIIGMFTHEFAGIIFLFADNILHFLIAFASIYIGFSSSSMLRNVPKNVTH; encoded by the coding sequence ATGGCTAAAAAATTTGTAGGTCTATTAGGTGTTGTATTTATTTTACTGGGAATTATTGGATTTTTCGTACAGTTTGACGGTATCTTTCATTTGACGCCGATGCATAATATTGTCCATTTAGTTTCAGGTATCATTGCATTGATTTGTACAACCAGTGAAGCCAGAGCTGCAGCCTATGCTAAAATCTTTGGTTTTGTATACTTGCTCGTCGGGATTATTGGAATGTTCACCCACGAATTTGCAGGGATCATCTTCTTATTTGCAGACAATATCCTGCACTTCTTAATTGCATTTGCATCCATTTACATCGGATTCTCATCATCGAGCATGTTGCGGAATGTGCCGAAGAATGTAACTCATTAA
- a CDS encoding histidine phosphatase family protein: MKVGLVRHFKVLKEFPKERMISQENVMKWFDEYDHAEVEPAEVDFRGIHWDRCYTSDLSRAVTTSESIFKGEVIQLSELREIKMYPIFKPTRKLPFLAWAAIIRLAWAANHKSQLEKKEDILERINNVLDRILNNPKENVLIVGHGALMIYMHQEIIKRGFSGPKIRHPRNGELYLYEKK, translated from the coding sequence GTGAAAGTAGGGTTAGTGAGGCATTTTAAGGTTCTCAAAGAGTTTCCAAAAGAACGAATGATTTCTCAAGAAAATGTCATGAAATGGTTTGATGAGTACGACCATGCTGAAGTAGAACCTGCAGAAGTAGATTTTAGAGGGATCCATTGGGATAGGTGCTATACGAGTGATCTTTCAAGAGCGGTGACTACTTCGGAAAGCATATTCAAAGGGGAGGTTATCCAACTTTCAGAATTGAGGGAGATCAAGATGTATCCAATTTTCAAACCAACCAGAAAACTTCCCTTTTTGGCCTGGGCAGCAATTATCAGGCTCGCATGGGCCGCTAATCACAAATCCCAATTGGAGAAAAAAGAAGACATCTTAGAGCGAATCAACAATGTACTTGATCGGATATTGAATAATCCAAAAGAGAACGTTCTAATCGTTGGGCATGGGGCACTTATGATTTACATGCATCAAGAAATTATAAAAAGAGGATTTAGCGGTCCGAAAATCAGACATCCCCGCAATGGGGAATTGTATTTATATGAAAAGAAGTGA
- a CDS encoding MBL fold metallo-hydrolase: protein MNKINEGIFAAIAKDGGGAVGNAGFVDLGDKTIIFDTFNTQQAAEDLKTAAEKFTGRKPSCVINSHWHGDHIRGNQVFKDAEILSTHRTFEQMKNVHPERIRNQKDGMDDLSGYIKKLIKNNCSIETPNEKINMDKKIAFLKEIESSLPGLNLTLPTCTFQTEFEFIGQKRKAKLISFGSGHSICDSILYLPDDHTAFMGDLLFVETHPSFFEESNLENWIKSLEAVLQFNLQIAIPGHGQVGTADHLGIVKNYIKRFVSMKQEDSFPEKMPYEYLHWSNGEMYQQNIKMISEKALQKKEEAMK from the coding sequence TTGAATAAGATCAATGAGGGCATCTTTGCCGCCATTGCGAAAGACGGAGGTGGAGCTGTCGGAAATGCCGGTTTTGTTGATTTAGGTGATAAAACCATCATTTTTGACACATTTAATACACAGCAGGCTGCAGAAGATTTAAAAACAGCTGCCGAGAAATTCACAGGCAGAAAACCATCTTGTGTAATCAATAGTCATTGGCATGGTGACCATATTCGGGGGAATCAGGTATTCAAGGATGCAGAAATTCTGTCTACTCACAGGACATTTGAACAAATGAAAAATGTCCATCCAGAACGTATAAGGAATCAAAAAGACGGAATGGATGATCTCTCAGGATACATAAAAAAATTGATTAAAAATAATTGCTCAATTGAGACTCCGAACGAAAAAATCAATATGGACAAGAAGATTGCCTTTTTAAAGGAAATTGAATCATCATTGCCCGGTTTAAATCTTACTCTGCCAACCTGTACCTTTCAGACTGAATTTGAATTTATCGGACAAAAAAGAAAAGCGAAATTGATATCCTTTGGTTCAGGACATTCGATATGCGACAGTATTTTGTACTTGCCAGATGACCATACAGCTTTTATGGGAGATCTGCTTTTTGTTGAAACACATCCATCATTCTTCGAAGAGTCCAATTTGGAAAATTGGATAAAAAGTCTTGAAGCAGTACTACAGTTTAATCTTCAAATAGCTATACCGGGACATGGACAAGTGGGAACTGCAGATCATTTGGGTATAGTGAAGAACTATATAAAAAGATTTGTTTCAATGAAGCAAGAAGATAGCTTTCCGGAGAAAATGCCCTATGAATACTTACACTGGTCAAATGGAGAGATGTATCAGCAAAATATAAAAATGATTTCAGAAAAAGCTTTACAGAAGAAAGAGGAGGCTATGAAATGA